Part of the Phycisphaerales bacterium genome, CCGGCATAGAACGGCCGCTCGGGGTCGTGCACCGCCTCGATGGTCCCGTCGGGGGCGACTCCAGCCACGGCAAGCGAGCCCGCATCGGCGATCGCCTGCCGATGCCGGCTGTACGGGTTATCGGCACCTTCGGCGAGCCATCCGGGCGCGCCCGCGCGGGCCTCGATCGCGTGCGGTTGGTGCCAGTGCGTGCGCCACGCGTCGCCCAGCGTGTCGGGCAGGTGCTGGTCGAGCCGGCCGCCCGCGAGCAGCGCCATCATCTGCATGCCGTAGCAGACGCCCAGCACGGGCAGGCCTGAGCGACCCTGCAGGGCCCGAAGAAGTGCCGAGTCGTACGCCTGGCGGAGCTCGACCACGGGCGTGACGCGCGGGTCGGTCGGCTCGCCGAACGGCTCGGTCCGCGGATCGTCCCCGCCGATGAGCAGGACGCCGTCGACCAGGTCGAGCTGGTCTTCGATGGATTCGATCACCGGCGGCAGCACGATCGGAAGCCCGCCGGCCGCAACGACGGCGTCGACGTAGGTCATCCGGCAGCACGAACGCAGGGCGGGCGGCGCAGCCGGATCGCTGCTGGGGGCCACGTCGACGTCGCCGGCAATGCCGATGAGCGGTCGGTGGTGCTGGTCGCGCTGGCCCATGGTCGGCCTCCATGCCGATGGTGCGTAGGAGCCGAGTGGCTGCCCCGAGTCGAGGGTAGCGGGAGTACGCTGCGCCGATGCCCACCAAGCCGGTCATCCTGAGCCTCTTGGTCGCGATCGCCATCGTCGTCGCTTCGATGTGGCTCCTGAGACCACCGTCGGCCAGCGCGACGGCCGAGCCGCAGCCCGTGCTCGACGTCGACGCGGCTTCGATCGTGTCGTTCGAGACGCGGGCCGAGGGGGAAAACGCCCGACGCATCGAGCGATCGCTGGCGGGATGGCAGCTCATCGACCAGGACGGCCCGCCCTGGGCCGTGCAGGACGGACGGGCACGCGCCGCGGCCCGCATCCTTGCCGACCTGAAGGGCCGGCCGGTCGGAGACGAGGACCTGCCGCCGGTCGCCTCGACCCTCACGATCACCGACGCGCGTGGACGCACCATGTCCCTCGGCCTGCGTGAACCGGTCGTCGGCGGGCGACGCGTGGTCGATCGCGTCGACGCCGAGGGCGGCGTCCAGCAGTTTGCGATCGACGAACCCCTCTACGAGGCGTTCGTCCTGACCGGGCTGGCGGCCTGGCGCGACGAAGGCCTGCTCGGGGCGCTCCCCGGCAGGCCCGCGAGGCTCGAGCTTGCGCGCGGCGACTCGCGCCTCGAACTCGCCCGCGTCGACGGCCGATGGTCGCTGAGGGCGCCGGTATCTTCGCGCGCCAGCGAGCAAGGCGTGGATGCATTGCTGCAGGCGATCGCACGCCTGCGCGTCGAGCGCTTCGACGAACCACCACCACCCGCCGTACAAGCCGCGACGCAGGTGACGATCACGGTCGAGGCCGATCGCATCGAACCGATGGGCGACGACTCCGAGCCCGTCCGCACGACCGAGCGACTCACGCTCACGCTGCACGGCCCGGCCGACACCGGCGGGCGCCTCACGCTCGTCGGCGTGGCGCGCGAGCGGCGATATCGCTCGGCGGGCGCGGCGACCGAGTTCCTCGGGGCGACGTTCGTCGCGATCGACCTCGAGCCGCTGCAGCAAGTTACTCTGGAGGCACGCGGCTACGTGGCAGCGACCGCGATCGAGGGTGATGCGACGCTCGTCACGCGACTCGAGCTCAACGACCGCGTGTACGCGCGCACGGATGGAGGTTGGGCCGAGGGCGACGAGGTACTACCGGCCGACCGCGCCGCCGCACTCGATGCATTCTCTACGCTCCTGACGACCACGGCGATGACGGGCGTCGAGCTGACGGACGCACCCCAGCCCGCGGGCCGGGCGTCCCGGCCGGTGAAGATCGAAGCGTCGGCGATCGGTGGCGAGGCGCTCACGCCCCCGGGCGGGCTCACGCTGCGGATCGTCGAAGCACCGGGCGGCGCCTCGGGCGTGCTGCTCATCGGCGACGGCGTGACGCGCGAGTACACCGACGCGGCGAGCACCGCCATCGGGCGCGCCGTGCTCGTGCTCAGCGAGCCCGTGGCGCCGGCGGGCTAGAAGCTGCTCGAGACCATCTTGGCGGCCCGCTCGCGGATGCCGTCGAGCAACTCGCGCACCTCGGCGGCCATCTTGCTATTGGGAAACTCGGCGATGATGCGCTCGCCGTGGCTGGCCGCCTCGATCCAGCGCTTGTCGCGCACGGCCAGCTTGAACTTGGCGCCCAGGTTCTCGCGGGCCTTGCCGATGACGCCGCGAGCGACCTCGCGGAAGGGTGCGGCTTCGTCCTCGCTGAGGTGGTGGTCGAGCCTCTTGAGGAGTTCCATCGCCTCCTCGACGCGGTCGTCCTCGGCCGCCTCGAGGAACTGGCGCTCGAGGTCGGCCTTGAAGCGCTCGACCTCGCGCGACACGCGCTCGGGCGCCGCCTGGGCGCGCGGCGCTTCGGGGAAGGTGCGGGCGATACGCACGGCCTCTCGCTGGGCCTCTTCCCACTGGCGGTGCAGGACGAGATCCTCCAGCTGCGTCATGGCGTTGTTCAGCTGGTGCTCCAGCGTCGCGCGACGCGATCGATCGATCCGGCGGCGGAAGTTCTCGGCATCCTGGCGATATCCGAACCGATCGGCGAGCTCGCCCGAGAGCACGAGCGCCGCCTCCCAGTCTTCGGCGGCGATGTCTTCCTCGATCGCGCGGCGGAGCAGCGTGCGCTCGCGCGTGCGGTGCAAGACGCGGCGCGCATCGTCGCTCAGGGCGGCCTGCTCTCCCAACGAGCGCAGGGCCATGGTCGTTGTGTGCAGTTCCTTGCGTGTCTGGCGGACGTCGCGTACGAGGTACACCAGGCCCACGGATGCGGGGGCGAGCACGACGGCCAGCACCATCGCCAGCAGCCCGGCGACGCCCAGGCTCTCGGGCACCAGCAGCCCGGCGGTCGACGCGACCTCTCCCGGCGTGAGGGCTGCCTGCGGATCTCCCGAGAGCAGGCTCTCGAGGTCGATGCCGGCGGCCTGCGTCGCGGCGGCCGGCCGCAGGGCCCACAGCACGACGGCCGCCACGCCCATCAAGAACACCGAGCCGTGGGCAAGGAGCACCAGCGCCATGGGCCAGCGGCTGGGCCGGGCGCGGGGCACGACCGGCTCGATCGCGTCGTGATCGGGACGGGCGAGTTCGTTCGGATGCTGGCTCATGGGCGGCTCTCCGTGCCGGTGCGGCGCGCCGTCGTCCGCACTCCTCTGCCTCGACCAGTATAACGGCACAACCCCCCAACCGATGCACCAGAACGGCCGCCAACGCCCCCGGGGTACACTGGGCCCATGCAGCAGATCGACGTTTCCGGACGCATACACAAGCAGAACACGCAAGATTCCAACACCGCGGCCGCGATGTGGACGGCGAGCCTCGGGCCCTTCGAGACCAACGCCTACGTGTACACGCCGGACGGCCGCCACGCGTGGATCATCGACCCGGGGCAGGCGCCGGAGCCCATCCTCGAACTCGTCGGCGAGCAGGGGCTGGCGGTCGATGCCGTGCTGCTCACGCACGCGCATGCCGACCACATCCTGGGTCTGGGCGAGGTCATGGACGCCTTCCCCGGTGCGCCGCTACTCATCCACGAGGACGAGCGGGACTGGATCGGGGACGCCGCCCTGAACCTGAGCGCGGGCTTCGGCATGCCGTACAGCGGGCCCGAGCCGACCAAGACCTTCGAGCACGGCGCGGCGCTCACCATCGGCGGCGAGTCGTGGACGGTGCGGCACACGCCCGGCCACAGCCCGGGTGGCTGCGTGTTCCTGGCGCCCGGGGGCGGCGTTGCGATCGTCGGAGACACGCTCTTCTCGGGCAGCATCGGACGAACGGACCTGCCGGGCGGCGACTTCGACCAACTCGCCGAGAGCATCCGCCGCGAGCTCTACGGCCTGGATGCCTTGTGCCTGTGCCTGCCCGGGCACGGTCCGCCGACGACGGTGGGCGAAGAGCGCTCGCACAACCCGTTCGTGCGGCGCGAGGGCTGACCGCGACGAAGGGCGCACCATCAATCACAAACCGGGGCCGACCCAAAGGCCGACCCCGGTTTGCTCCAAGGAGGGGACGCTTGTGTGCTCGGCTGCTCAGCAGCCGGCGTCGAACTCGCTCTGGAACGCGAGGAAGTCGAACAGCGTGAGGCTTCCATCGCCGTCGAAGTCGGCGACCGGATCGCCCACGGCGAACGCCGACTGGAAGGCCAGGAAGTCGAAGATGGTCAGGTCGCCGTCGCCGTCCATGTCGGCCCGGCATCCGCCACACTCGAGGCCCTCGATGCGCAACGCATCGATGGCGACTTCCATCACCGAGTCGTTGGGGCTATCGGAAGCGGTGAACCGCACCTGCACCTGCGAAGTCAGGCTGATGTGATCGGTGAGGTTCCACCGCATCAGCGACCAGGCATCGCCGCCCATCGAGTGGTCGACGCGCTCGAGCTCGACCCAGCGGCCGCCGGCGTCGTCGGACACCTCGACCACGAGGCGGTCCTGGTCGCCCAGGCCGGCGCGCTGGTCGTCGTTGGAGAACCATCGGGCATAGCTCAGGACGGCGTTGCTCGGAGCGCTCGACAGGTCGAACACGGGCGAGGTCAGCACGGTCGGGCCGCCGTCGAGGTCGATGCCGCGGTCCGCGCCGGTGACGTAGGCGTTGCCCGAGCCGTCGAAGTCCGAATCCGCCACGCCGCGGAAGCCATCGGGCTCGCCGAGCTCCCAGCCGCCCTCGGCGACCGAGTCGTTGTCGACCGCCCAACCGGGCGCCGACTGGAAGTCCTGGTCGACGGCGGTGATGACGGCGGTGGCCGCCAGCGCGTCGTAGCTGATGCCCGGAGCGCCGAACGGCTCGATGGTCTCGCGGCCGTCGGACGTGGCACGCACGTAGTACTCGACGATCGAACCGCAATCGAGCGCGGGGAACGTCGCCTCGAACTGGTCGCCGCCCATGGGCACCAGCAGGGCGCTGTCGAACGCGCCGCCGTCGACGCTGAAGAACAATTCGGCCGAACCCGGGTCGAGCGGACCGTCGACCTCGACGATCGTCACGGCGAAGCTCTGCGGCGAGCCGGGGTCGACCAGGTCGAGGTCCGGCAGGCTGATCTCGATGCCCCGGATGGGCGGGCAGCACACGCCAAGCGGGTTGGCCAGGGCGTCCTGGAACTCGGGACGGTCGATGGCCGTGCCGTTGTTGCCGCTCGTGGTGCTGCAGCCGGCGTGGGTGTGCACGCCGATGGCCAGGCCGGTGGTCTCGTCGAGCACGGGCGAGCCGGAGTTGCCGCCGGTGGTGTCGGTCTGGTACGAGATGCCGAAGCCGTCCTTGCGGACGTACGGGCCGGTGTGGGTCTTCTGCACCTGGTTCCACGCGAGCGGGGCGCCGGTGCCGAAGGTGCTGCCGTAGCCGGTGATGCGGATGTCGCCGGTCGAGGTCGGGGCCTCGGGCGCCAGGCGGTAGAACTCGCCCTGGGCCTGGCCGGCGGTCAGGCCGGTGTCGCTGTTGGGGAAGGCGCCGAAGTAGGCCCAGTCGTTGCCGATGCCGCGGCCGCCGTTGGACTGCATCGAGTCATCGTCGACGGGGTACTGGTCTTCGGGAGCGGCCATGACGATCGAGCCGCTGCCCGTGCTGAGCGGCACGTTGAACTCGACTACGTCGGCGCTGAACGTGCAGTGGCCGGCCGTGATGAAGCACTTGGCGCAGTCGTCGATGAGCCACGCCGTGCAGCCCACGGGCAGCAGGCGTGCGTTCCGCGGATCGCTCGAGAGCACTCGGTCGTCGATCGAGCCACAGATGCTGTCGAAGCCGCCGCCCTGCGTGAAGCCGCTGCCGGCGGTCAGGCCGTTGATCACGACGCGGCCGACGTCGGCGCTCGGCCGGGCGAGCACCTCGACGAGCAGGGTGTCGCCGTTGAAGTATGCGGTCTTGTGCTTCCACTGGCCCAGCGTGTGGCTGGTCAGGTGCTGGTCGTGCTTGTCCTTCAGGCTCGTGATGCGGAGGCGCATCGAGTCGGGCAGCACGGTCGACTCGGCGTCGAATCGCACGCGGCTCCAGCCGGCTCCGGGGGCGGCCATCGTCGCCGCGAAGACGACCTGCTCCTCATCGCCCACGCCGGGCAGGCCCAAGGGGCCGGTGTCGATGCGGTTGGCAACCTCGAACTGCTGCAGCGGATCGGCTGCTTGGGCAAGCACCGGGGCG contains:
- a CDS encoding gamma-glutamyl-gamma-aminobutyrate hydrolase family protein (Members of this family of hydrolases with an active site Cys residue belong to MEROPS family C26.): MGQRDQHHRPLIGIAGDVDVAPSSDPAAPPALRSCCRMTYVDAVVAAGGLPIVLPPVIESIEDQLDLVDGVLLIGGDDPRTEPFGEPTDPRVTPVVELRQAYDSALLRALQGRSGLPVLGVCYGMQMMALLAGGRLDQHLPDTLGDAWRTHWHQPHAIEARAGAPGWLAEGADNPYSRHRQAIADAGSLAVAGVAPDGTIEAVHDPERPFYAGVQWHPERSGNGALGSGVYSVFVRACRGQDGPA
- a CDS encoding MBL fold metallo-hydrolase, with the protein product MQQIDVSGRIHKQNTQDSNTAAAMWTASLGPFETNAYVYTPDGRHAWIIDPGQAPEPILELVGEQGLAVDAVLLTHAHADHILGLGEVMDAFPGAPLLIHEDERDWIGDAALNLSAGFGMPYSGPEPTKTFEHGAALTIGGESWTVRHTPGHSPGGCVFLAPGGGVAIVGDTLFSGSIGRTDLPGGDFDQLAESIRRELYGLDALCLCLPGHGPPTTVGEERSHNPFVRREG
- a CDS encoding GC-type dockerin domain-anchored protein produces the protein MTIDSVSMGVRRGGVAAAMLACVCGGVLSATAPVLAQAADPLQQFEVANRIDTGPLGLPGVGDEEQVVFAATMAAPGAGWSRVRFDAESTVLPDSMRLRITSLKDKHDQHLTSHTLGQWKHKTAYFNGDTLLVEVLARPSADVGRVVINGLTAGSGFTQGGGFDSICGSIDDRVLSSDPRNARLLPVGCTAWLIDDCAKCFITAGHCTFSADVVEFNVPLSTGSGSIVMAAPEDQYPVDDDSMQSNGGRGIGNDWAYFGAFPNSDTGLTAGQAQGEFYRLAPEAPTSTGDIRITGYGSTFGTGAPLAWNQVQKTHTGPYVRKDGFGISYQTDTTGGNSGSPVLDETTGLAIGVHTHAGCSTTSGNNGTAIDRPEFQDALANPLGVCCPPIRGIEISLPDLDLVDPGSPQSFAVTIVEVDGPLDPGSAELFFSVDGGAFDSALLVPMGGDQFEATFPALDCGSIVEYYVRATSDGRETIEPFGAPGISYDALAATAVITAVDQDFQSAPGWAVDNDSVAEGGWELGEPDGFRGVADSDFDGSGNAYVTGADRGIDLDGGPTVLTSPVFDLSSAPSNAVLSYARWFSNDDQRAGLGDQDRLVVEVSDDAGGRWVELERVDHSMGGDAWSLMRWNLTDHISLTSQVQVRFTASDSPNDSVMEVAIDALRIEGLECGGCRADMDGDGDLTIFDFLAFQSAFAVGDPVADFDGDGSLTLFDFLAFQSEFDAGC